acttgcattattttccaagtctagctttgcaagatttgagttgtcatgtgcacttgcagccatctttgaccatttgattaaacttgcaccaaatcttgaccttggtatctccaacaattttgtcatctttgaccatttgatcaaacttgcaccaaatcttggcattggtatctccaacaatttccttttaaatgtgtggcaacttgcagccatctttgactccaaaaatcaagtaagatcttcttttaagtcaaaaattgcaagcaagaatgttgtcttatgcataaccattggattcacctttaaatgatcatcttaacccttcaagtcttgttgtaatctaatccattcataaaacaattcaatctcggccatagattagtgtaccgttggagcttgtagtcttcaagaatatcttcataatctaagtcccgacacctcacagcaaaaagtgcccaattcagtcatttaagcccgatttcctgcagaaccaacgggaaacatgtataagggtaaaattactttatttaaacacaaatgaattactataagcactagaacctcctaattagatagtattaggacctcaaaatagaggtctggtcaatatgcatatagatttggttgatatatgcatatagatttggttgataactgtatttgttttggtgtttatggttgataaacttactttatttcttataatgatataaatatgtTCTGCAGCATCTTTGACGTTGCATTCGAGTTCATTCGTAAAAGAATGTCTGAGAATACTGATATTTTCAGACAAAAATGTGCGATTATGGATACACCTTTTCATGTAAGTATTTTAATTCTCGTTGATTTTATCTATGTTTAGGTTGACATTTATATTACACTCTTCGTTTATAATATacactttttcgttgataacataaatattttttcgttgatatttcaatataattttttttccagacaTATCTTAACATCCGTTACAAATTGCACGAAGAGAACAATGAGCCTTCACATTGGGACCGTGATGATCTTCTACTGCATTTTGTTGACGGATCTAAGGAAAATATGGTCTCTTGGTCCAATTTGGATAGGGTTTATTTCCCAATTAATATAACTGCTGATCATTGGGCTGCTGGTGTGATAGACCTTCAAGAAAAGAGGATCATTTGTTATGATTCACTTATCAAGCACACCAGACAGGAGACATTTAGTAATGAAATGAAATCCATTGCAACATTGATCCCCAAGATGCTGAAGCGGGCCAACGTCATCGACGATGAATCTCCATGGACCATAGAGCGTCAACCTGAAGTTCCTCAACAACAAAATGGGTAAGGTTTTATATtcctttaataaatattcttctaataaataattgacctaatttcgCTTGCTTTTTCGTTCAGTTCGGACTGCGGCATGTTCTGTATAAAATTCATAGAGATTCTCTCAGCCGATAAGGACGTGACCATTTTGAAACCTGAGGACATGGGATTTATTACGAAAAATTTTACAGTCGAGACATGGAAAATGGGCACGATGAGAATGTAATTTCTATTTTATTaacatattatgtttatttaatatatacaactgtaattatttcatttatatatatgatattctaTATTTACCAACGAAGACAGTTTGAGTAATCAACGTTACaagtaatagttatcaacgaaaaactatgcaccataacataactaccaacggaaacaataagacttattaacgttacgaataatagttatcaacgaaaaactatgcaccataacataactaccaacggaaacagtaagacttatcaacgttactaataatagttatcaacgaaaaactatgcaccataacataactaccaacggaaacaataagacttatcaacgttacgaataatagttatcaacgaaaaatatgcaccataacataactaccaacggaaacagtaagacttatcaacgttacaagtaatagttatcaacgaaacatgAGATAGCCTAACAAATAAATACCAACGATCAAGTTCAATCATAACTCATTGTGCTGACGTGCTAGGGTGTAAACAAATGGGCTCGCTACAAGTTTGACGGTTGTGACCATCTTGTTTGCAACgactgcattttcttttttatatttgctCACCGGATGATAGAATTCGACGTTTCTTTGGTCGTCCACTTTTTCTCCTGGTTTCTGGAGGTAAGACAACCCTCAATTCCTCAGTTAGAACATTAGCGTCTGTGTTCAAGACAGGGTTGATTGGTTCTGCGTATGCCAGCAGTAGCATATCAGTACGATAATATTGCGaacacaatgaaattattggtAATTTTCTAACTCTACATGCTGCAAAGGCGTGGATGCAGGGTATATGGTCAATATCAAAAACTCTGCAGGAGCAAGTCTTGCTGGCCAAATCCACTTGTcctccatcatcaccatctttaACAAGAAAAGTATTTATACTAATAGGCTCCACAGTCATGACCCTAGCCCTgaaaagtttcaaaattttaattatcaacgataaaattGTAATAGTCAACGAgaaaataatagttatcaacgaaacttTAGTcaatgaaaaacacaaaattctcaacgaaatatataaatcatcaaccaaaatcatcaaagttatCAACGATACATTTTATCaactacaacaacaaaattctaaacgaaatatttaaatcatcaaCGAAAATTCTCGAAGTTTTATCAACCAAAATAACTAAATTCTAAACGaaataaacaaatcatcaaCGAAATTTATCAAGGTTATCAATGAGAATTAAATTACTTTAAATACCTATTCATTCTTTCTTCTGCAACTTTATCGTAATAGTCAGTCAGTTCACCTTTCATTTCAAGAGCtattgatcgtctctcatgaaaccatcgttgtaataaagattgcagatgatccatcaacttcGTAATAGGTAAGGTTCGagcatccctcaatattccatttaagcattcagCTATATTTGTTGTCATGATGTTATACCGTTGTCCAGGAAAATAAGCCCTAGACCATTTCTCAAAACCAGCTTCACTTAAATACTTGAAAACATTACCTGCATCGAATCTGAGTATTTGATTCATGATATGGTGAAACTCCACCTTATTGTATGACTTTGCTGCCTTGTAGAATAGAGGGATGACGGAATCACTAAACTTTTTGGACTTCAAATTCTGACCAAGGTGATACATACAAGCACCATGTATGGCCTCTGGAAAAACTCTTCGGATACTTTTTTCAATACTTGCATTCCTATCCGatataaaaacaagtgaatccaTGCTTCCAATAGCtccattcaatttttcaaagaaccATGTCCACGCATCATCATTTTCTGAATCCCCTACTCCAAAAGCCAAAGGATAAACCTGGTTGTTTCCATCCAAACATGTGGCAACAAATAATGTTCCAAGATACTTACCTTTCAAATGAGTTCCATCAACACAAATTACAGGTCTTATACAAGTACGAAAACCTCTTAATGATGGTCCAATGGCCATGAAACAGTATTTGAATCGATTGATAGAATCCAACTCAATATGTGTAACCGTTCCTGGATTGTTTGATTCCAATTGTGCAAAAAAAGAGGAAGTTCAGCAAAAGATTGTTCTGGCGTACCATGTAATGAATGTAGGGCACTTTCTCTAGCCCTCCAAGCTTTCCCATAAGTGATTGAAACTCCATGCACTCTCTGAAAATCCTTGACAATGTCATTTGGTCTATAAATGCAACTAACCCCCTCATATTTAGACTTAATGCATTCCCCCACAACCCAACCTGTTGCTTGACGAGCTtcatgaaattcaaaacaagaagaagacaaatgttCGTCACGATATACCTTTATGACGAAAAAACAAGTGTCATCAACTCTCGTTGCTCGAAGCCACCACTTGCATTCACTTACTTTGCATcgaacaacaaaaagagttttTGTCGATTTTGCCACTTTGAATTCGAAGTGCAAATGAAGCGCATGCATGCATAACTTTTTAAACAAGCTCTTCTTGTCTGGAAATATTTCTCCGACTTTCAAAACAGCATATGAATCATCATGTACAACAGGTGAGATCATATTACCACAGCTTTGTGACGCACCAATTGAATTAGAACCGGCAAATCCAGCATTACCCTCAGAAGAAAATTTTTCCTGGGCAGTTGTATGATCATTGGCGTTAACTTCTGATATATTTATCTGAGGTTCGTTACGATCATCAATGTTCCGACTGAATCCAACTATGTCAGGTTCTTCAAACAATTCTGTATCTGCAATATCATATCGATCATCATTTAACTCAAAATTTACCTcagtatcatcatcatatacCTCTCTATCAGTGTTTGAAATGCATAGAGATGTCCCAGGTATGTTCTTGTCGCTGTTGCATCgtacaaaaaaatgaacatcccTGTCACCTTCAATCTCAACAGGTTCAGTTGGACCATGGACATTGAAAATATACTTCAATTGGATGTTATGTGTCCGACGATCGATATTCGTCAATTCGTACACCATATCCAATAATTGGTTGTAGGAAATGTCATTTGGAATTATCATGCCCTTACTCTTCCCACCCTTATATGCATAACTGAGACCAACCTTTTCCCAAGACCCACAATAACGAACCAATATGCTAACCTCTTCCATTTCTGAATCACAAAATAAGTgagtattcaaccaaaaaactCAACGAAAAGTAACAGGGTTATCAACGAAACAGACACAAATTATACACGTTTAGCAACGAAAATTTaaacagttatcaacgaaataacTGCAATTGGTATGatataagaaaagtaaaacagttatcaactaaaaaaGCTGTCGATATCAACGACAATACAGTCATTTAGCTACGAGATTACACACGTttagcaaccaaaatatacacgTTTAGCAATGAAAATACACAAGTTTAGCAACGAAAAATATTTACTGGAGTTTTTATTACACTAACAGAATGGTGAAGTGTAAGTGTAAACTTTCTGCCATTTACGATTGGTCGAACATCTTCTGCGCTATAcatctagccatggttaaagttGTTGGGTGAGAAACCCACTTCATTGAAATCGTTATATTATCAACCatataaatgttttatcaacgaaaaattgtctgagttaaacgaaaacTAACGAAGTaaccaacgaaaaatttgtctcacatcaacgaaaaatcatttatcaacgaaatatttgtaCTGGTATATTAACTCATAAAATGCACTACACTAACCTTAGTTTGGTGCTATCTTCCTTCTCGACTTAAATGACAAGATGTTTTAGCACAAGATGTTGTATGGTAAAATGCAAACTCGCTGAAGTAGGAGACGAAGGGTTGGAAATGTAGCGACCACGGTGAGCACTTATATGTTCTAGGGGAACGAATTCGGAGATTGCGTTGTCGACTTTAGGCTCGTTTGCGTCTTCGACGACGTCGCTATGGCAGCTTACCGAGCTTATACGTCCCgatacttcaaccttgaagatttgagcttTTGGCTTATcgatttcactagatctgtgacaaattTCGAATGAAAGAGGTATACATGggcggttttactgggtttgaaggagagagagagtggtttcGCAGAGGGAGAGGAGTGTTTTTGGGAGGGAAaatcatttttagggtttaagagagagaggtggtgcatgaaaagacgtgaaaggatatgaatgtcttttcctttggcaaaagggttatatttaagtgttttgaaaagaagggttagatttgaaaaatgtttataaacgagggttatttttcaaaaaaaccctcTTTTCTTCTATCTCCTCTCTCTGCTTTCTGGGACAGCTTCAATGGGGACCATGGAAAGAATAAAAGAagcaataatttatttattattaatctAATTAAGAGCAATACGGAAAAGGCCCAAGGAAAATAagttttggacaattttttcgGGACCCACCAAGTCTcattgtctttttctttcatttagttttttaatttactttctttttgtttcatttagtttccttaattttattttttgctactaaatattgtttatttttagATGTTACGTCATTATTAGTTGGCGGCCAATTAagaaatttttatatttgtttagGCAATTAATCAAatagaaacaaaagagagactTCTTATTAAAGTTGAACCGAAAATTAAAGatttttatgattattttatttttttttaaaaaaattttatatacCAATAAGACTCCGTTTGATAGACAATTTGATCAGTAGTATACATTGTAACATATATTACAGATAATAAACGATGGTAATAAATGATAGCAGAAATTATTCCTAAAATGGTGGTAGGTGTTTGATGCTGTGAAAAcccaattgaaaaaaataaaataaaatggtgAAGTGTCCGGAAACCTTGAGCAATTTTTGAACAGTTCTACACTCTGTCTCATTTTTTtcacaaagtgtccggacaccccttGGAGtcgtccggacacctatcggGAAACTGGGTTTTTAAAAGACTTGAATGGGCAAAatttggatttattttcatttatttgacaGAGGAAAGGCCGAGAGAGAGTGATGGTTTTGAAGGAGATCAAGGAGAAGAAAGGTTGAATCAAGGGTTTGGAACTTGTATAAGCTTGGctttcaagatttcttcaagattgaggtaagatttccatggatttaaagctagggtttatgggttttgtgggatTTCGTGAAATTGGAGGTTTTGGGGTAAAAGCTTGTTGAGTAATCATAGTTTATGTATATTGAtgctagatttgagcttggattgaagtgtgGAGAGAGGAGGAGAAGGGATTGAGCAAGGGTTTGAAGAATTGACTAAGGTAAGTGTTTTATTGTGAATGtatgtgttgaaattgatattgttggaaggCAAGTGATTGTAAATGTTATAAATTAGGTTATTTGAACTTGGAAGGTTGGTGGCTAGAGTTGTGGTGAAGTTTtgctcaaacgaggtagggattttcttaacccttaaTCTCAAAACACTATTGGGTACCCGAATTATGTATTAATTTCATTCGTTTCCGCctttttgttcaaggggaaacaaaccttggattgtgtgctattgtgaactcaagttgctatgttgtgtgtttaatgttgaatgcattacccatggacactcggtcatctatcgagtagtcgatAACTCTTGAGCACATGTTTTAATGAAATTGCGCGTAAATAaatttagttgcataacattcatgtgtgatgttgcatttgtgcatggTGAAACTGGTGGTTTGGATTTGGTATGTACGTCAACgtgtactagtggttccggatatttggctctagtgacacgTTTGATGGTACTTGTGTGaacatgcactagtggttccggttaattggatCTAGTGGCATGGTATGAAATATGTAtgagagcatgtgctagtggttccggttaattggctctagcgacATGGCTCGGTTGGATGTACGGATTGCATTGGTTTGAAGacatggcatattgttgcatagCTTTATTTCTTATGATATTCCGGCCTTATTCCTTATTTTATGCTCCTATtcgatatccctactgagcctcctgctcaccgtgttatattttcccctcctcaggtgatataggtactaacgctagtgctccgactatggatcagcagggaggagcgtgacgcggatggcctggacttgtggtggtttgttgttttattttgtgtggtgtttggttagTCTTTGGCTTAATTGTATATTAGGATATTTACAAGTATGTAATGTgtgggatgaatgatgattttggatggttAGGCTTAATGCTCTGGTATGTATGTGCGTATGAAGATTTATGATTGGGAtgatatggcctgaggccctggatGTTTAGTTTGGTGGTATGGAGATTGTTGGTTTAAATTGCTATAGTTTGTGCAGAGGGCATTCTCCGAAAtacggggaggtgctgccgaatttttgtttaaatctTATTGCTTTTAAAATTGTGGATTAAGTTGATTTGAGTCCTTGTTTTAGGTggcggcacgtgggtgcacacacaTGTTGTCAATAAGTCACGTTCCTAGGACGGGGCGTGACAAGTTGGTATAGGAGCGAGGTTGGCTCTGTGTAGGACCTAAGGGTTGGGTCCAGTATgattatttgtgtgtgtatggGTGAGTATTTGTGTAACGTATGATGTGTGAATGGTGTGTGTGGTATGTCCAGGCCACGTCACTACCTCCACTGATTCGGTATGTATTTGAATCCTGTAAATCCTCGTATGTTTTGATGATATTGAACGTTGGTTATTTATATTGTGGTTGTAGATGGACACGCGTAGGAGTGCTCGTTCCCTTGAGTCCCTAGATCAGGGGCGTGGATGAGGGGGTGTTAGGACCCGTGGGGGTAGACAA
This sequence is a window from Tripterygium wilfordii isolate XIE 37 chromosome 8, ASM1340144v1, whole genome shotgun sequence. Protein-coding genes within it:
- the LOC120003594 gene encoding uncharacterized protein LOC120003594, giving the protein MNEFFKNPINHDKTIDLKTIDAKKDCIFDVAFEFIRKRMSENTDIFRQKCAIMDTPFHTYLNIRYKLHEENNEPSHWDRDDLLLHFVDGSKENMVSWSNLDRVYFPINITADHWAAGVIDLQEKRIICYDSLIKHTRQETFSNEMKSIATLIPKMLKRANVIDDESPWTIERQPEVPQQQNGSDCGMFCIKFIEILSADKDVTILKPEDMGFITKNFTVETWKMGTMRM